A genomic stretch from Pelodiscus sinensis isolate JC-2024 chromosome 23, ASM4963464v1, whole genome shotgun sequence includes:
- the LOC142819391 gene encoding uncharacterized protein LOC142819391, giving the protein MWHQRPPPAARPEDGARDPPPAGCPESGARDPPPAGCPEDGARDPHPAARPESGARDPPQQRDPRAEPEPPPPVAETLPPSSSRRLAPEPPPSSTTRERCQRPTPAASPESDARDPPQQRDPRAAPDTPLQQRDPRAALETPPQQRHPRAALETPPPAARPESGARVPPPAASPKTSYRSLPNTAEGGKPTKQLSVSVRKDAASLLLPPSHRGLPPSATPSRCHYRNAERKEALNLYPRSLEPPTSPSPVPKPPGSVPQQEALCLRRNLLPGRLKISKHAPLTHTEPWEGRTLRTLHVSRESRPGSSSPSRTVSSPPTAPHRFLCKDRRKIPA; this is encoded by the coding sequence AtgtggcaccagagaccccccccagcagcgcgacccgaggacggagccagagacccccccccagcaggatgccccgagagcggagccagagacccccccccagcaggatgCCCCGAGGACGGAGCCAGAGACCCGcacccagcagcgagacccgagagcggagccagagaccccccccagcagcgagacccgagagcggagccagagccccctcccccagtagcggagaccctcccccccagcagttccAGGAGATTggcgccagagcccccccccagtaGCACAACCCGagagcggtgccagagacccaccccagcagcatcacctgaaagcgacgccagagaccccccccagcagcgcgacccgagagcagcgccagacaCCCCCCTCCAGCAGCGCGACCCTAGAGCAGcgctggagacccccccccagcagcgccaccctaGAGCAGCGCTGgagacaccccccccagcagcgcgacccgagagcggcgccagagtccctcccccagcagcctcaccaaagacttcttatcgctcgctaccgaacacagcagaggggggaaaaccaaccaaacaacttagcgtttcagtccgcaaggacgcggcatcgcttctcctcccaccatcgcaccgcggcctcccaccatcggccaccccctcccgctgccactacaggaacgcggagagaaaggaggccttgaatctctatccacgctctcttgaaccgcctacttccccttcaccagtccccaagccaccaggctccgtgccccagcaggaagctctctgcctcagaagaaacctactgccaggacgcttgaagatttcaaagcacgcacctcttactcacacagagccatgggaaggccgaacgctgaggacccttcatgtgtcccgagaatcacgtccaggcagctcaagtccatctcggacggtttcttctccgcccacggccccgcaccgattcctctgcaaggaCAGAAGAAAAATCCCAGCAtga